A window of Thermococcus aggregans contains these coding sequences:
- a CDS encoding PTS sugar transporter subunit IIA, producing the protein MTEVKELFREELIKMELEGSNKKEVIMELIELLYEHGVVKDKEKFFEDVWAREQVTPTGVGFGIAIPHAKSSAVVTPTVAIGKSTKGVDFEAIDGKPVHLVFLIGVPENAPDLHLKILSSLSRRLVHEEFREALMKAKSPHEIVEILSKNIEG; encoded by the coding sequence ATGACTGAGGTCAAAGAACTATTCCGAGAAGAGCTAATCAAAATGGAACTAGAGGGAAGCAACAAGAAGGAAGTTATAATGGAGCTAATTGAGTTGCTCTACGAACACGGCGTTGTGAAAGACAAGGAGAAGTTTTTCGAAGATGTATGGGCAAGAGAGCAGGTGACACCAACAGGGGTGGGATTTGGTATTGCGATACCTCACGCCAAAAGCTCTGCCGTTGTAACCCCCACTGTGGCAATCGGAAAATCGACCAAAGGCGTTGATTTTGAGGCCATAGACGGTAAGCCTGTGCACTTGGTGTTCTTGATAGGGGTTCCAGAGAATGCGCCGGATCTTCACCTGAAAATACTGAGCTCGCTCTCCAGACGGCTTGTCCACGAGGAGTTTAGGGAGGCCCTGATGAAGGCAAAAAGCCCCCACGAGATTGTGGAGATTTTGAGCAAGAACATTGAGGGATAA
- the pfkB gene encoding 1-phosphofructokinase, with amino-acid sequence MILTVAMNPAIDKTLFVEELKLGATNRAVDVSRNIGGKGINVAKNARALGAEVAVVGFIGEKSKHVFEDYLSSLGIKYDFVIIPNVNVRENIKLIETSTGQLTEINERGPDVDHQLFEVLKQKISQYSKQADVTVLSGSLPRGLSASAYKEIITEIRENTRVILDASGEALKQGIEASPFMIKPNLQEFSQLLGRDLKEIDEIVAAAKKLIEEYGISVICVSMGARGSVTITPEAAYYAEPLYIEDVKTPVGAGDALVAGFAYGFEKGLDIADAIKIATATASASLMLEDTGPIDLEVFRTLLPRIKITEVR; translated from the coding sequence GTGATACTTACTGTTGCAATGAACCCGGCTATTGACAAGACTCTTTTTGTTGAGGAACTAAAACTAGGAGCAACCAACAGGGCTGTAGATGTCAGTAGGAACATTGGAGGAAAAGGTATCAACGTCGCCAAAAACGCTCGGGCACTTGGGGCAGAAGTTGCAGTCGTGGGGTTTATTGGAGAGAAAAGCAAGCATGTGTTTGAGGACTATCTTTCATCTTTGGGAATAAAATATGATTTTGTGATTATCCCCAACGTGAATGTTCGTGAGAACATAAAACTGATAGAAACAAGTACTGGACAACTTACTGAGATTAATGAAAGAGGGCCCGACGTCGATCATCAACTATTTGAAGTCTTGAAGCAAAAGATTTCTCAATATTCCAAACAAGCAGATGTCACGGTCTTGTCTGGTTCTCTGCCCAGAGGATTGTCCGCTTCCGCTTACAAGGAGATTATCACAGAAATCAGAGAAAATACGAGAGTGATCCTTGATGCAAGTGGGGAAGCATTAAAACAAGGCATTGAAGCCTCTCCTTTTATGATAAAACCTAATCTTCAAGAATTTTCCCAACTGCTCGGGAGGGATCTTAAAGAAATCGATGAGATCGTCGCCGCCGCTAAAAAGCTGATAGAGGAATATGGAATAAGTGTTATCTGTGTTTCAATGGGAGCGCGGGGAAGTGTTACAATAACTCCCGAAGCAGCATACTACGCTGAGCCTCTTTACATTGAAGATGTAAAAACTCCTGTAGGTGCAGGAGATGCATTGGTAGCTGGCTTTGCTTATGGTTTCGAAAAAGGGCTTGATATTGCTGATGCAATCAAGATTGCAACGGCTACCGCTTCTGCTTCACTGATGTTGGAGGATACCGGCCCAATTGACTTGGAAGTTTTTCGGACATTGCTTCCGAGGATTAAGATTACAGAGGTGAGATAA
- a CDS encoding DeoR/GlpR family DNA-binding transcription regulator, whose translation MFAEERRTKILELLQKHKSMTVSELAKMLNVSEPTIRRDLAFLERKRQIIRTHGGAMAIEYFSHEPTFFEKEPLEKSAKEEIGKLANSLIKDGDIIVLDSGTTTLEIARNMEDKNITVITNSPYIVKELSMRKNIEVIVTGGSLKKGTLALVGPIAENTLSRLHADIAFIGANGITLDAITTTNLLEAEIKKIMIKIASTSYIVADHSKFGRTAFVKFAEPNEISGIITDSGTDSKWITAFKERKIRVITPGGVGG comes from the coding sequence ATGTTCGCGGAAGAACGAAGAACCAAAATCTTGGAGCTCCTGCAAAAACATAAGAGTATGACTGTCTCTGAACTAGCCAAAATGCTCAACGTTTCAGAACCGACGATAAGAAGGGACTTGGCTTTTTTAGAAAGGAAAAGACAGATAATTCGCACTCATGGCGGTGCTATGGCAATAGAATACTTTTCTCATGAACCCACGTTCTTCGAAAAAGAGCCCCTTGAGAAATCTGCTAAGGAAGAAATTGGAAAACTGGCTAACAGTCTTATAAAGGACGGCGACATTATAGTTTTGGATTCTGGAACGACTACCCTGGAAATAGCCCGGAACATGGAAGACAAAAATATCACTGTAATCACGAACTCTCCTTATATAGTCAAAGAGCTCTCAATGCGGAAAAACATAGAAGTGATAGTTACAGGAGGGAGCCTCAAAAAAGGAACCCTAGCTTTAGTGGGGCCAATAGCGGAAAACACTTTATCCAGATTACACGCAGACATAGCTTTTATTGGGGCTAATGGCATTACGCTGGACGCTATAACGACTACAAACTTGCTGGAAGCTGAAATTAAAAAGATAATGATTAAAATTGCATCGACATCTTACATTGTGGCAGACCATTCGAAGTTTGGTAGAACTGCTTTTGTAAAATTTGCAGAGCCCAATGAGATTTCCGGGATAATAACAGACTCTGGCACCGATTCTAAGTGGATTACTGCGTTCAAGGAACGGAAGATTCGAGTTATAACACCAGGAGGTGTGGGTGGGTGA
- a CDS encoding ribosome biogenesis/translation initiation ATPase RLI, with translation MRIAVIDYDKCNPDKCGHFLCERVCPVNRMGGEAIVIDEDNYKPVIQEASCTGCGICVHKCPFKAITIVNLPEELKEGCVHRYGVNGFALYRLPVLKEGMVVGILGPNGTGKTTAVKILSGEMIPNLCGSNDSWENVIRMFRGNELQNYFERLKEGNVKKVVKPQYVDLIPKVVKGKVRDLLKRADERGILDKLVEELELSNILDREIQHLSGGELQRVAIAAAIARDADFYFFDEPSSYLDIRQRLKVAKAIRKLAEEGKSVVVVEHDLAVLDYLSDIIHIVYGKPGAYGIFSMPKGTRVGINAFLEGYLPEENVRFRPYQIRFTKLSERHSQAGDVLVEYPRLVKDYGSFRLEAEGGTLYRGEVVSIVGPNGIGKTTFVKMLAGVEEPTEGKVEWELRVSYKPQYIKADYEGTVYELLSKIDAAKLMSNFYKTELLNPLGIPDLYDRAVNDLSGGELQRVAIAACLLRDADLYLLDEPSAYLDVEQRLAVSRAIRHLMEKNEKTALVVEHDVLMIDYISDRIMVFEGEPGKYGRALPPMGMREGMNRFLANVGITFRRDPDTGRPRANKEGSVKDREQKEIGEYYYVSE, from the coding sequence ATGAGGATCGCGGTCATCGATTACGATAAGTGCAATCCGGACAAGTGTGGGCACTTCTTGTGTGAGAGGGTTTGTCCAGTGAACAGAATGGGCGGAGAAGCTATAGTTATCGACGAGGACAACTACAAGCCTGTTATCCAAGAGGCGAGCTGTACCGGTTGTGGGATATGTGTGCACAAGTGTCCGTTCAAGGCGATAACGATAGTTAACCTTCCCGAGGAGCTGAAAGAAGGCTGTGTGCACAGATATGGAGTTAACGGCTTCGCCCTTTACAGATTGCCAGTCCTCAAGGAGGGAATGGTTGTTGGTATCTTGGGTCCAAACGGTACTGGTAAGACAACCGCGGTTAAGATACTCTCCGGGGAAATGATTCCCAACCTCTGCGGGTCAAATGACAGCTGGGAGAATGTCATAAGGATGTTCAGGGGGAATGAGCTCCAGAACTACTTTGAGAGGCTTAAAGAAGGCAATGTAAAGAAAGTGGTTAAGCCCCAATACGTTGATTTAATCCCCAAAGTCGTTAAAGGAAAGGTAAGGGATTTGCTCAAAAGAGCTGACGAGAGAGGAATACTGGATAAGCTCGTTGAAGAGCTCGAACTTTCAAATATCTTGGATAGAGAGATTCAGCATTTAAGTGGTGGTGAACTGCAGAGGGTAGCGATAGCAGCGGCTATAGCCAGGGATGCGGATTTCTACTTCTTTGATGAACCATCATCATACCTCGACATAAGGCAAAGGCTCAAAGTTGCCAAAGCCATTAGAAAGCTGGCAGAAGAAGGGAAGTCCGTTGTAGTTGTTGAGCACGACTTGGCAGTTCTGGATTATCTTAGCGACATTATACACATAGTCTATGGTAAGCCCGGTGCTTACGGTATTTTCTCTATGCCAAAAGGGACAAGAGTTGGTATAAATGCCTTCTTGGAAGGTTATCTCCCCGAGGAAAACGTCAGATTCAGGCCGTACCAAATAAGGTTTACAAAGCTTAGTGAGAGGCACAGCCAGGCTGGAGACGTTCTGGTGGAGTATCCAAGGCTTGTAAAGGACTATGGAAGCTTTAGGCTTGAAGCCGAAGGAGGAACACTATACAGGGGAGAAGTTGTAAGCATAGTGGGACCCAACGGTATAGGTAAGACTACTTTTGTGAAAATGCTTGCCGGCGTTGAGGAACCGACAGAAGGAAAAGTCGAGTGGGAGCTTAGGGTAAGCTACAAGCCGCAGTACATAAAAGCCGACTACGAGGGAACGGTCTATGAGCTTTTAAGCAAAATCGATGCGGCAAAACTCATGAGCAACTTCTACAAAACCGAGCTTCTTAACCCCTTGGGCATCCCCGACCTCTATGACAGAGCAGTAAATGACTTAAGTGGTGGTGAACTGCAGAGGGTAGCAATAGCAGCCTGTCTTTTAAGGGATGCCGACTTGTATCTTCTAGACGAGCCTTCAGCTTATCTTGATGTTGAGCAGCGCCTGGCCGTTTCAAGGGCAATAAGACATCTAATGGAAAAGAACGAGAAAACCGCGCTCGTAGTTGAGCACGACGTGCTGATGATTGACTACATAAGCGATCGCATAATGGTCTTCGAGGGTGAGCCAGGAAAGTACGGTAGGGCTTTACCTCCAATGGGGATGAGAGAAGGAATGAACAGGTTCCTGGCAAACGTGGGCATAACCTTCAGAAGAGACCCTGACACAGGAAGGCCAAGAGCAAACAAAGAGGGAAGCGTTAAGGACAGGGAGCAAAAGGAAATAGGGGAATACTATTACGTGAGCGAGTAG